The following proteins are co-located in the Cutaneotrichosporon cavernicola HIS019 DNA, chromosome: 3 genome:
- the MPH1 gene encoding uncharacterized protein (helicase superfamily c-terminal domain), whose product MSDSDFDDFDVDFAVDDSFLRQLDDIEGKVTPPTSTRNPSIVASSPQLRAPPFLQNAQAGPSRIGNTSSGASRRAAALGLRLPRPAPHPSSDDYGDMSFTAESLEQIDLATRTKGTTILTSSGISRQRTFARTMSGNMLQTHLNFRRENPYTKGKRWDRTGFAASGRRKVAVKKKRKGTARARYGDDDDDDEGNDDEDSDEPLAPDPTPLVDTSKPYEPQKHHYVQSTVGTYLYPTNHPKRSYQYDIIRSCFTDNTLVALPTGLGKTFVAGVVMLNFYRWFPTGKIVFLAPTRPLVNQQIEACQLTCGIPSQDAAVMTGQSMPAKKRDVMWDERRVFYCTPQTLDNDLRRGAVDPRDIVLAVFDEAHRASGSYAYTTILALITAQNPYFRVLALTATPGNDVPKVQGVVDALHISRIEIRESESPEKRTEKHVILMGPIIIELRDRWAALMKPIIQKLVERHVLTERDLDAKRLKTFRVTSRRLEISRDPTSGLKWAIGTLNNLDKMCRAMAYLLEFSIGMFHTCAMEVAGEPTSKGKAGNSRGGAMSLRNNIEFQRLIHDVEGEMNDIRRHRDGKTLVDSHPKMQKTLELLLAHFAQAEEDEKEHGIPNNTRAMVFCSFRECVLELVDMLNEHPHLLKATKFVGQSQGKLAKDQGFTQKEQKRTIEEFKEGKFNILVATSIGEEGLDIGEVDFVVIYDMPKQSIKLLQRIGRTGRKRDGRVHVLMSEGREDLNWETAQQTHRDIQEEILHSRNLELFEDVERLLPPKFPECIEKEMEIDPWDPAEQGRMLPAASQPQNGKSGGKSKKAAPAKKKRVSGVPPGYEGFKSVAQLLKEGTSNRKKRGRGDSESEEEGSLEESSLMDEAENGFQNTGAASSRGGHKKSTARTRGSKRVKSSGPNSSSEPKTLTRAEEQAIEAEAFERKRDDLNRRALDFFNTQGPLRGRTSSPARGTPPSSPHAYSTAPVNEKLSPRAAEIAGFSQIDLSLSSDEELELVEPTASPHPPRTFPSHSATRLSNMAPPPVPSSPTRPSVVHETPLFRHTGQTPSTGGTEPTPFPVRRGGRRVALPSSEQDSPGPRPLQRLRRRPPSSPAMDPDTSPTVERHARRSHPRLDLAQYLDIDVGVSGSESSDESSGEEDESDRLFAGDFQPTQAPRGYNQRAMYRAGLSTQVGSPAGLAFASRDRHPAFLAKARKPVLLSDDERDRSSENEYQLGSFVCDDDEDVGFDSSQRSDALRL is encoded by the exons ATGTCAGACTCCGACTTTGACGATTTCGATGTCGACTTCGCCGTCGATGactccttcctccgccagctcgacgacattgaAGGCAAGGTTACCCCACCAACATCGACGCGTAATCCCTCCATCGTcgcttcctctcctcaacTGCGGGCCCCACCCTTCCTCCAGAATGCTCAAGCCGGTCCATCGCGTATTGGCAATACGAGCTCTGGGGCGTCacgtcgcgccgctgctcTCGGCCTGCGCTTACCTCGGCCCGCACCGCACCCTTCAAGCGACGATTACGGTGACATGAGCTTCACTGCTGAGTCACTCGAGCAGATTGACCTGGCTACCCGAACTAAAGGAACTACCATCCTTACTTCCTCTGGCATCTCGCGCCAACGCACCTTTGCACGCACCATGTCGGGAAACATGCTCCAGACCCACCTGAACTTTCGCCGCGAGAACCCGTACACCAAGGGCAAGCGATGGGACCGCACCGGCTTCGCTGCATCTGGTCGACGGAAGGTGGCGGTGAAGAAGAAAAGGAAGGgaacggcgagggcgcgttatggcgatgacgatgacgatgacgagggcaACGACGATGAAGACTCTGACGAGCCTCTCGCGCCCGACCCGACGCCGCTCGTGGACACTT ctAAGCCGTACGAGCCGCAGAAACACCACTACGTGCAGTCCACAGTTGGCACCTACCTCTATCCCACCAACCATCCCAAACGCTCGTACCAGTATGACATTATCCGCTCGTGCTTCACGGACAATACTCTCGTCGCACTACCAACCGGTCTTGGCAAAACCTTCGTCGCAGGCGTGGTTATGCTGAATT TCTACCGCTGGTTTCCTACTGGCAAGATTGTCTTCCTTGCCCCCACGCGTCCTCTCGTCAACCAGCAGATCGAAGCGTGTCAGCTAACTTGTGGCATCCCAAGTCAAGATGCGGCGGTTATGACCGGGCAGAGCATGCCAGCCAAGAAACGAGACGTGATG TGGGATGAGCGGCGTGTTTTCTACTGCACACCACAGACTCTGGATAATGACCTGCGCCGCGGAGCTGTGGACCCGCGAGACATTGTCTTGGCAGTGTTTG ACGAAGCACATAGAGCTTCGGGCTCCTACGCGTACACAACaatcctcgccctcatcacGGCCCAAAACCCATATTTCCGCGTACTGGCCCTCACTGCCACTCCAGGAAACGATGTGCCCAAAGTCCAAGGTGTTGTCGATGCGTTGCACATCAGTCGCATCGAGATTCGCGAATCCGAGTCACCAGAG AAGCGGACAGAGAAGCACGTCATTTTAATGGGGCCCATTATCATCGAACTCAGAGATCGTTGGGCTGCGCTGATGAAG CCAATTATCCAGAAGCTCGTTGAGCGACACGTCTTGACGGAACGTGATCTTGATGCTAAGCGTCTCAAGACGTTCCGTGTTACCTCAAGGCGCTTAGAGATTTCACGGGACCCGACCTCCGGTCTGAAGTGGGCGATTGGGACGCTTaacaacctcgacaagaTGTGCCGCGCCATGGCCTATCTG TTGGAGTTCTCCATTGGCATGTTTCATACTTGTGCCATGGAGGTAGCCGGCGAACCCACAtccaagggcaaggctgGGAATTCGCGGGGTGGCGCCATGAGTTTGCGAAACAACATTGAGTTCCAGCGTCTCATCCATGACGTCGAGGGGGAGATGAACGACATTAGAAGGCATCGCGATGGCAAAACGCTTGTCGACTCCCATCCCAAGATGCAGAAGACGTTAGAGCTG CTTCTGGCGCATTTCGCGCAagcggaggaagatgagaaGGAACATGGAATCCCCAACAACACCCGGGCAATGGTTTTCTGCTCGTTCCGGGAGTGTGTTCTAGAGCTTGTT GACATGCTGAACGAACACCCTCACTTGCTCAAGGCCACCAAGTTTGTTGGCCAGTCCCAGGGCAAGCTGGCCAAGGACCAAGGGTTCACTCAGAAGGAGCAAAAGAGG ACAATCGAGGAGTTCAAGGAAGGCAAGTTCAACATCCTCGTGGCAACTTCTATCGGGGAGGAAGGCCTCGAcatcggcgaggtcgattTTGTCGTCATCTATGACATGCCCAAGCAGTCAATTAAGCTGCTGCAACGAATCGGCCGCACTGGGCGTAAGCGCGATGGGCGAGTTCACGTTCTCATGTCtgagggccgcgaggacCTCAACTGGGAAACGGCACAGCAAACTCATCGTGACATCCAGGAGGAGATTCTTCACAGCCGCAACCTCGAGCTATTTGAAGACGTCGAGCGTCTCCTACCCCCAAAGTTCCCAGAGTGTATTGAGAAGGAAATGGAGATCGACCCTTGGGATCCGGCAGAGCAAGGACGGATGCTACCGGCGgcctcccaaccccaaaACGGCAAAAGCGGAGGCAagtcgaagaaggcggcaccagccaagaagaagcgtgTCTCAGGGGTGCCTCCTGGGTACGAGGGATTCAAGTCAGTGGCGCAGTtgctcaaggagggcaCGTCGAACCGCAAGAAACGGGGGCGAGGCGATTCGGAgtcggaggaggaagggtCGCTCGAGGAGTCGAGTCtcatggacgaggccgagaacgGGTTCCAGAATACGGGCGCTGCGTCCTCGCGCGGGGGGCACAAGAagtcgacggcgcggaCACGAGGTTCAAAGAGGGTCAAATCGTCAGGGcccaactcgtcctcggagCCCAAGACATtgacgcgcgccgaggagcaggcgATCGAAGCCGAGGCGTTCGAGCGCAAACGCGATGACCTCAACCGCAGAGCGTTAGATTTCTTCAACACCCAGGGACCACTCCGTGGGCGTACCTCGTCACCGGCGCGTGGAActccgccctcctctccacatGCGTATAGCACTGCGCCTGTCAACGAAAAGCTGTCGCCACGCGCTGCCGAGATCGCCGGCTTCAGCCAGATCGACCTGAGTTTAAGCAGCGATGAGGAACTCGAGCTTGTAGAGCCGACGGCGTCACCGCACCCACCGCGCACCTTTCCCTCACACTCCGCGACTCGGCTCTCCAACATGGCACCTCCACCAGTaccctcctcacccactCGTCCCAGTGTAGTTCACGAGACCCCACTCTTCCGTCATACTGGGCAGACGCCCTCCACTGGTGGCACTGAGCCAACACCGTTCCCAGTGCGTCGGGGGGGTCGACGTGTGGCTCTGCCTTCAAGTGAGCAGGACAGCCCGGGCCCGCGTCCTCTGCAGCGccttcgtcgtcggcctcccTCATCGCCAGCCATGGACCCCGATACAAGCCCAACTGTGGAACGTCATGCTCGTCGCTCGCACCCTCGGCTGGATCTGGCGCAGTACCTGGACATCGATGTCGGCGTGTCGGGTTCCGAGAGCTCGGACGAGAGCTcgggcgaggaagacgagtcAGACCGCCTCTTTGCGGGCGACTTCCAACCTACCCAAGCACCCCGTGGGTACAACCAACGTGCGATGTACCGCGCAGGTCTGTCGACGCAGGTGGGTAGCCCAGCAGGTCTGGCGTTCGCGTCACGGGACCGCCATCCGGCGTTCCTTGCAAAGGCGCGCAAGCCCGTCTTGCTTTCGGATGACGAGCGGGACCGGAGTAGTGAGAACGAATACCAGCTCGGCAGCTTTGTGtgtgatgacgacgaggacgtgggGTTTGATTCGTCGCAGCGGAGCGACGCTCTCAGACTGTAG